One part of the Solanum dulcamara chromosome 8, daSolDulc1.2, whole genome shotgun sequence genome encodes these proteins:
- the LOC129899232 gene encoding uncharacterized protein LOC129899232 yields the protein MLRSILRTAATAANSTTGDIRIPASISASSKLSSSRTFATSTHPKKPNFRPDVKHENAAAGAKAAETLNKDLRARALKEDEKDKSLDIGPNGRPLFTPATSISELTEKDTCTYMKFRREELESVLPEGLPTGMLKEFDDSMRDALLIRQSFLDLRDNFKRVVDPTLQSNTKGLKTRKQVVLDGPVSCGKSIALAILIHWARDEGWIVLYVPKGREWTHGGFFYKNPKTGLWDTPVQAANVLQDFLKYNKDHLQKLPCKIFEPIPLGEGAGVGWMKGADVVQIPEDYTLLDLVQVGLNSTHAAVGVVVRLREELSLVKDVPVLIAVDQYNSWFTFSEYEEPVTVRSCRPIHARELATVNAFRSMFHNNMMVGAFSHSTAVGKLRKDLPDVPADARINFPRYSVDEAASVCHYYLRQRLIQREAFTEQSWKKIYYLSNGNGAEMRWLVPFMR from the exons ATGCTCCGATCAATACTCCGAACCGCCGCTACGGCGGCGAATTCCACCACCGGAGACATCCGTATACCGGCATCAATCTCAGCATCTTCCAAGCTCTCTTCTTCCAGAACCTTCGCGACGAGCACACACCCGAAGAAACCCAACTTCAGACCCGATGTCAAACATGAAAATGCTGCTGCAGGAGCCAAAGCTGCTGAAACTCTCAATAAGGATCTTCGTGCACGCGCTCTCAAAGAAGACGAGAAGGATAAATCACTGGATATCGGTCCAAATGGTCGTCCACTATTCACTCCCGCAACTTCTATTTCCGAGCTTACCGAAAAGGATACATGTACTTACATGAAATTCAG GAGGGAAGAGCTGGAGAGCGTTTTGCCGGAGGGATTACCAACGGGCATGCTTAAGGAATTCGATGACTCTATGAGAGATGCATTGCTAATACGCCAGAGTTTTCTGGATCTTCGAGATAATTTTAAAAGGGTTGTTGATCCTACTTTGCAATCTAATACTAAAG GTCTCAAAACCCGAAAGCAAGTTGTATTAGATGGGCCTGTAAGTTGTGGAAAGAGTATTGCCCTTGCAATACTTATTCATTGGGCACGTGATGAAGGTTGGATAGTTCTTTATGTTCCTAAAGGCCGAGAATGGACTCATGGAGGCTTTTTCTATAAAAATCCTAAAACAGGATTATGGGATACTCCTGTCCAAGCAGCAAATGTTCTTCAG GATTTCTTGAAGTATAATAAGGATCACCTCCAAAAGTTACCCTGCAAAATTTTTGAACCTATTCCACTGGGAGAGGGAGCTGGTGTTGGATGGATGAAAGGTGCTGATGTGGTACAAATACCAGAAGATTATACTCTGCTTGACCTGGTTCAAGTCGGGCTTAATTCTACTCATGCTGCTGTTGGGGTGGTAGTCCGTTTGAGGGAAGAATTATCCCTTGTGAAGGACGTGCCTGTTCTTATTGCAGTTGATCAA TACAACAGTTGGTTCACATTCAGTGAGTATGAGGAGCCAGTAACTGTTCGTTCTTGCAGACCTATTCATGCTAGAGAACTTGCAACT GTTAATGCATTTAGGTCCATGTTTCACAACAATATGATGGTGGGTGCTTTCTCGCATTCAACTGCTGTAGGGAAGCTGCGCAAAGACTTACCAGATGTTCCTGCAGATGCCCGCATCAATTTCCCACGATATAGTGTGGATGAAGCTGCATCCGTTTGTCATTACTACCTAAG ACAACGGCTCATTCAGCGTGAGGCATTTACAGAACAAAGCTGGAAGAAAATCTATTATCTGTCAAATGGAAATGGCGCAGAAATGAGATGGCTGGTTCCTTTCATGCGTTGA
- the LOC129899233 gene encoding protein LURP-one-related 7 has translation MRTTTTPDEWPPDGQFPFDLFISKKYKSFWDAGNIQFTDAVGNLFFRVDRRQSNNSSAHTHHQKLILDASENTLIRLVRLIKGSWQGFMVSDNEEKELMFSVNRTLNTFTKLEFDIFLGDGHGEGAEADLKMKGSAFQRSCTIYKGNSIVAETSLMYTLGFRKHFTLRNRFRVTIFPGFAELSLVVALVVIFFDKRKFWL, from the exons ATGAGAACCACTACCACGCCGGATGAATGGCCGCCGGACGGGCAATTCCCATTTGATCTTTTTATATCGAAGAAATATAAGTCTTTTTGGGATGCTGGCAACATCCAATTTACCGATGCTGTTGGCAATTTGTTCTTCAGAGTTGACCGTCGtcaatcaaataattcatcTGCTCATACCCATCACCAGAAACTAATTCTTGATGCATCGGAAAATACCCTAATTCGCTTAGTTCGATTAATT AAAGGATCATGGCAAGGCTTTATGGTAAGTGATAATGAAGAAAAGGAGTTGATGTTCAGTGTGAATAGGACGCTAAATACATTTACTAAACTAGAGTTTGACATATTCCTTGGTGATGGACATGGTGAGGGCGCAGAGGCTGATCTTAAGATGAAAGGTTCCGCCTTCCAGAGATCCTGCACCATCTACAAAGGCAATTCCATAGTAGCTGAG ACTAGTCTTATGTACACGCTTGGATTCAGGAAGCATTTCACTCTGAGGAACAGATTTCGAGTAACCATATTTCCTGGTTTTGCTGAGCTTAGCCTTGTTGTGGCTTTGGTTGTAATATTTTTTGACAAACGGAAATTTTGGCTATAA